Sequence from the Clostridium botulinum genome:
ATTCCGCAGAAAAGGATACTTTAATAGAGGATGCTATTAAAAAATCTAACGAGGTAGTTTTTAAATATTCTAAAAGTAATGAAAGTTTAAATGGAATGGGAACTACTGTAACAGCTTGTTTAATAACTAAAAAATTTATTCACATTGCAAATGTTGGTGATAGTTCATGTCTAGCTATAAATAATAGTGAAATTGTTAAAATAACAAAAGATCATTCACTAGTACAAGAGTTAATTGATTGTGGTAGCATAACAGAAAAAGATGCGTTGAACCATCCTAAGAAAAATATAATAACAAGGGCATTAGGAACTAGTGAAAATGTAAAAGTTGATGTTTTTACGTTAGAACATAATAAGTATGATAAATATTTATTATGTTCGGATGGATTAACAAATGAGTTAACGAATTATGATATATTGAATATAATTAATGAAGAAAATGATTATATAAGTGCAGCTAATAAGTTAGTGAGTTCAGCTAAAGAAAAAGGTGGAAGAGATAACATAACTGTATTGTTGTTTGGAGGAGATATGTAGTATGAATGGTGTGATACTAGGGAATAGATATGAATTGCTTCAAAAAATAGGCGAAGGTGGCATGTCTCAAGTTTTTAAAGCAAGATGTAATAAATTAAATAGATTTGTAGCAGTTAAAATTCTTAAAAAAGAATTTTGTGATAATGAAGAGATAGTTGAAAAATTTAAGGGGGAAGCCACAGCTATTGCTAAATTAAATGATAGCAATATAGTAAATATATTAGACGTGGGTACACAAGATGATATAAATTATATTGTTATGGAATTGGTTGATGGAAAGACCTTAAAAGAAATTATTCAAAAGACTGGTAAAATGAATTATGAATCAGCAATAGTTGCAGCAATTCAAGTAGCGAAAGCTTTAGATTGTGCTCATAGAAATAAAATAATTCATAGAGATGTAAAGCCACAAAATATTTTAGTAGCAGACAATGGAGTAATTAAGGTTACTGATTTTGGAATTGCTAAATCTACAACCTCTTCAACTATTACAAACACTAGCACTATAATGGGATCGGCTCACTATCTTTCTCCAGAACAAGCAAAGGGAGGCTTCATTGACTATAGAACAGATTTGTATTCACTAGGAGTAGTGTTATACGAAATGGTTACAGGAACATTACCTTTTGAAGCAGATACAGCAGTAACTATTGCATTAAAGCATTTACAGGAACAAGTTGTACCACCTAAAAACATAAATACTAAAATTCCTGATAGTTTAAATAAGCTTATCTTAAAATGTATGGAAAAAGAACCTAACAAAAGATATCAAACTGCACAAGAAGTAATAAAAGATCTTGAGAAGATAAAAGATAATCCTAATGCTGTCATAGATAAAGTTTGTGATGATCAACATACTATAATAATGTCCGCTGTTACAGAAGAAATAGCAAAACAATCAGCAATTAAATCTGTATCAGCAAATGACAATAATTATGACGATTATGATGACGATTATGATGATTATGATGATGATGAGTTTAAAGAAAAGAAATTTGATGGTAAAAAAACTAAAAAGATTTTATTGGGCGTTGGAGTAGGTATATTTCTAATATTATTATGTGTAGGAATATTTACATTATTCTCTTCAGGAGCAGGTAAAGAGGTAGAATTACCAAATATAATTGGAATGACTTTAGATGAAGCTAAATCTAAGCTTGAAGGAATGGAATTAACTTTAGTTGATGCTGGTTCAGAAAAAAGTGATGAACCGGAAGGAACTATCATAAAAAGTGATCCTAAGGCTGGAAGTTCTGTAAAGGCAAAAAGTAAAATTAGAGTAATTGTAAGTTCAGGGCAAACAAAAGTAAAAATGCCAGATTTACGTGAAGAAGATACTGATACTGCAAATAAAATATTACAATCACTTAACTTAAAAATAGATAATGTTACTGAGGAGTATAGTGATGATGTACCGAAGGGACAAATAATAAGTCAAAACCCTTCAAAAAATACAGAAATAGATACTACAACAAAAATAAGTGTGGTAGTAAGTAAGGGTGCACAAGTTAGACTTTCAACTGTACCTAATGTTATTGGATTAAGTTTAGATGATGCAAAGAGTAGATTGGATAATGCAAAATTAAAGATTTCTATTGTAGAAAAAGAAACAAATGATGAATCTAAAAATGGAATAGTATTATCACAATCAATAGAAGGAAGTAAAGTACAACAATGGACTACAGTTACTATAACTATAGGAAAATATGTAGCACCTGTAACGCCTACTCCAAATCCGGGAGATAATAACGGAAATAATAATAACAACGGAAACAATAATAATAACGGAAATAACAATAATAATAACGGAAATAACAATAACAATGAAGGACCTACAAATCCTGGAGATACAGGAGGTCCTACAAAACCA
This genomic interval carries:
- a CDS encoding Stp1/IreP family PP2C-type Ser/Thr phosphatase, which codes for MVGLVSDVGLRRVLNEDFAIYLEKDEFKLYVVTDGMGGHNAGEVASKMAAEHIVKYVEENFNSAEKDTLIEDAIKKSNEVVFKYSKSNESLNGMGTTVTACLITKKFIHIANVGDSSCLAINNSEIVKITKDHSLVQELIDCGSITEKDALNHPKKNIITRALGTSENVKVDVFTLEHNKYDKYLLCSDGLTNELTNYDILNIINEENDYISAANKLVSSAKEKGGRDNITVLLFGGDM
- the pknB gene encoding Stk1 family PASTA domain-containing Ser/Thr kinase, which codes for MNGVILGNRYELLQKIGEGGMSQVFKARCNKLNRFVAVKILKKEFCDNEEIVEKFKGEATAIAKLNDSNIVNILDVGTQDDINYIVMELVDGKTLKEIIQKTGKMNYESAIVAAIQVAKALDCAHRNKIIHRDVKPQNILVADNGVIKVTDFGIAKSTTSSTITNTSTIMGSAHYLSPEQAKGGFIDYRTDLYSLGVVLYEMVTGTLPFEADTAVTIALKHLQEQVVPPKNINTKIPDSLNKLILKCMEKEPNKRYQTAQEVIKDLEKIKDNPNAVIDKVCDDQHTIIMSAVTEEIAKQSAIKSVSANDNNYDDYDDDYDDYDDDEFKEKKFDGKKTKKILLGVGVGIFLILLCVGIFTLFSSGAGKEVELPNIIGMTLDEAKSKLEGMELTLVDAGSEKSDEPEGTIIKSDPKAGSSVKAKSKIRVIVSSGQTKVKMPDLREEDTDTANKILQSLNLKIDNVTEEYSDDVPKGQIISQNPSKNTEIDTTTKISVVVSKGAQVRLSTVPNVIGLSLDDAKSRLDNAKLKISIVEKETNDESKNGIVLSQSIEGSKVQQWTTVTITIGKYVAPVTPTPNPGDNNGNNNNNGNNNNNGNNNNNNGNNNNNEGPTNPGDTGGPTKPPVDGDGGDTDVSAQHPSATVPKVE